From Quercus lobata isolate SW786 chromosome 1, ValleyOak3.0 Primary Assembly, whole genome shotgun sequence, one genomic window encodes:
- the LOC115955131 gene encoding uncharacterized protein LOC115955131 yields the protein MAKCYILVSISNVLQHQMQDVKLTSDIMYSLKEMFGEQGCSARQDTIRLLLNTKMAQRTPLREHSLKMISYLNTLEVLGADINGESQVDMILQSLPESFKEFRLNYNMNKKIYTMYEMMNELVAVEGILVTANVDTNMVETSSSKPKSKGNGGRKKKDFTKQEGILGDWKAK from the exons ATGGCTAAGTGCTATATCCTAGTATCTATTTCAAATGTTCTACAACATCAAATGCAGGATGTGAAACTAACTTCAGACATAATGTATAGTCTGAAGGAGATGTTTGGTGAGCAAGGCTGTTCTGCTAGGCAAGATACTATAAGGCTTCTTCTAAATACCAAAATGGCTCAAAGGACTCCATTAAGAGAGCATAGTCTCAAGATGATCTCTTATCTAAATACACTAGAGGTTTTAGGTGCTGACATTAATGGAGAATCCCAAGTGGATATGATACTCCAATCTCTACCTGAATCATTCAAAGAATTCAGacttaattataatatgaacaaaaagatttatacTATGTATGAAATGATGAATGAATTGGTAGCAGTGGAAGGCATCCTTGTAACAGCCAATGTTGATACTAATATGGTTGAAACTTCTTCTTCTAAGCCTAAGTCGAAAGGCAATGGTGGTaggaagaagaaggacttcaccAAACAAGAAG GGATTCTAGGAGACTGGAAGGCTAAATGA